The Nonlabens sp. Hel1_33_55 genome contains the following window.
TTCCCCTTTGGGGAAATCTCCGCAGGAGAATGGGGCTGTTCCCTTAATGCTTTCAGAAACCATGCATTTCAATTCTTGGGAAGAAGTGGCAGCAGAACGCAACAAAGCCGAAGAACGTCGATCAGAAGGATTGATGCTCAAAAAGAAAGACAGTCCATACCTCGTGGGTCGTAAAAAAGGCGATTGGTGGAAATGGAAAGTAGATCCATTCTCCGTTGATGCGGTATTGACCTATGCTATGCGCGGTCATGGTAGAAGAGCCAATCTTTTTACTGACTATACTTTCGGATTGTGGCAAGATGGTGAGTTGGTGACTTTCGCGAAAGCGTACTCTGGACTCACCGATGCAGAATTCAGAAAAGTCGATGCATGGATTAAAAAGAACACCTTAGAACGATTCGGACCCGTTAGATCTGTAACTCCGCATCATGTATTTGAAATTGCCTTTGAAGGTATAGCACCCAGTAAACGACACAAATCTGGAGTTGCTACACGTTTCCCACGAATTGTTAGATGGAGACAAGACAAACCCATTGAAGAGGCCAACACGCTGGATGATTTAAAAGCGCTGATTCCAACGGATGGTGAATTTTTGTAATTCAGAATTCTGAATTGTTGCAAATTCAATCCAGTATCGAGCCGCGGTACTGAGCCTGTCGAAGTTGGTAGTCGAGATATGGTTGGTTTATGTATTAAAACGACCAATAGATCCTGAAACGAGTTCAGGATGACAAGAAATACAGATCTCGCGTCAAGCGCGAGACTATGATGAACAAAAAAGAACTCTTCCATATCGCCGAGGATTTTTTCCAACAACAAGGTTGGGAAGCGTTCCCTTTTCAGAAAAAGACTTGGGAAGCTTTTCTGGCAGGTAAGCATGGACTGCTCAACGCACCTACAGGTAGCGGGAAAACCTATGCGCTTTGGGTGGCGATTGTTCTTAACTACATCAAAAACAATCCAGATTATAAAACTAAACCAACAAAGGGTTTAAAGGCGATATGGATCACGCCGCTGCGTTCTCTTTCTAATGAAATTGCGCAAACTTCCCAACGATTTGTTGACGGCATAGGTTTGCCTTTCACGGTTGGAATTCGCTCTGGAGACACACCTACTAAAGAGCGCGCGGCACAAATGAAAAACATGCCAGACCTGCTCATCACGACTCCTGAAAGTCTGCATTTGTTGCTGGCGTCAAAGGACCATCAAAAGTTTTTCGGTAATCTCAATGCTATTGTTGTGGATGAATGGCACGAACTGCTGGGCACCAAGCGTGGCGTGCAAATGGAACTTGGGATTTCGCGGTTGTTAGGTTTGAGCAAAGAACTTCGGGTTTGGGGAATCAGTGCGACGATTGGCAATCTAGAACAAGCCCGTCAGGTGTTGCTGGGAGTTGATGAAACACGCTTTCGCGAAAGCGTACTTATCAAAGCAAATCTGAAAAAAGAAATTGAAGTCAAGTCGATTATTCCTGAATCCATGGACAAATTCCCGTGGCGTGGACACTTGGGATTGCACTTGATGAAAGAAGTTGTCGAAATCATCAACAGCAGTAAATCCACACTCATTTTCACCAACACGAGAGCGCAATGTGAGCTTTGGTTTCAAGGCCTGATGACTAATTTTCCTGAACTCGCTGGCGAGGTTGCCATGCATCACGGTTCTATCAATAAGGAAACGAGAATATGGGTCGAGAATGCGATTCGCAATGAGAGTTTAAAGGCATGTGTTTGTACTTCTTCCTTAGATCTGGGCGTTGATTTTGCGCCAGTAGAAACCATTATACAAGTTGGCGGACCAAAAGGTGTCGCCAGATTCTTGCAACGTGCCGGTCGTTCTGGTCATAGACCTGGCGAGACGAGTGTGATTCATTTTTTACCTACCCATGCACTGGAATTAATTGAAGCTAGCGCGCTTCAAAAAGCAGTTTCCACACAAGCTGTGGAAGATCGACTGCCCTACATTTTGTGCTTTGATGTCCTCATACAGTATTTATGTACGCTGGCAGTATCAGGCGCATTCTATCCTAAAGAAATTTATCCTGAAGTCAAAAACACTTTTTGCTATGCCAGCATTACAGAGGACGAATGGGACTGGTGTTTGAGATTGATCGTGCATGGTAGTTCATCGCTGCAGTCATATGATGAGTACAAACGCGTAACTGTTGAAGAAGATGGAAAATACGTCATTACAGATCGTAAAGTAGCCATGCGTCACCGCCTGCAAATGGGTACCATTGTCACTGCCACAGATGTCACTGTAAAATATGTAACTGGCGGTTACATAGGTTCTATTGAAGAATATTTTATAAGCAAGCTATCGCGTGGTGATGTTTTTGTATTTGCTGGTAGAACGTTAGAGTTTATAAGATTGAAAGGAATGGTAGCTCAAGTACGCAACTCTTCCCGCAAGCGAGCTCAAGTGTCCAACTGGCAAGGTAGTAAGTTACCATTGAGCGCCCAATTGGGCGAATTGCTACGGGAAGAAATGATCAATTTCCAGACGGGTAAAAAGCGAACTCCAGAGGTAAAGGCACTGCGTGACATTATTATTAGGCAGCAGCGAGAAAGCATCATCCCGCAGCGTGATCAATTCTTAATTGAAACTTTTAAAACCCGCGAAGGTTACCATGCGGTATTTTATCCGTTTGAAGGCCGGTTTGTTCACGAGGCGATGGCTGGCGTGATTGCCTATCGTATTAGTTTATTGAAACCAATCACGTTCTCATTAGCATTCAACGATTATGGTTTTGAAATCTTGAGTGATCAGGAATTTGATATGCAGGAAGTGCTGGACAATAATTTACTCACTCCAGAAATGCTGTCGCAAGACTTGCAATCCAGCATGAATGCTACTGAAATGGCGCGAAGGAAATTCCGGGATATTGCGGTGATTTCTGGTTTGGTATTTACGGGTTATCCCAACAAGCTGATCAAGACCAAACACCTTCAAAACAGCAGCCAGTTGTTGTTTGAAGTATTCCGCGACAATGAACCAGAGAACTTACTGTTCCGTCAGGCGTATACAGAGACGTTTGAACAGGCCATTGAAGAATACCGATTATTTGATGCTTTGGAACGTATCCAGAATCAAGAAATCGTCTGGAAAGCATGTCAAAAACCTACGCCGTTTTCGTTTCCTATTATCACGGATCGATTAAGGGAAAAACTAAGTAGCGAAAAGCTCGCCGACCGTATCAAACGGATGCAGCTGCAATGGGAATGAGCCGCAAAGCGGCAAATACCAAAACACTAAGTTTCAAATCCCAATTGGAATTATGAAAATGCTTGAATGAAAATTTGCGTTAGGGATTGAAATGGAAATCCTTTTATCACGCCAGTAGCGTGATTAGAGATTGAAATGGAAAGCCCGACCATGCCGCTTTTGGCGGGATGGGAATGCCCAGAAAATACGCTCAAAATCAATTGCGATCACTATCACACTCAAAATCTACAATTCATTAATTTATAGTTAATTAGGAATTTGTATGAATTATCCTAAGATATATTTGAGGACTTAAATCACCCATGGAAAATTCCAAACATTTTTACGCAAATCTGAAAGCAGAAAACGCTGCGGTTAGAAAAATACTAAGACGTGAAAGCGCTTTTGTGAATGTGCCTAACGACTGGCACGTGGTGGTAGCAGATGTTCAAAATAGTACGGCTGCGGTAAACAAAGGGTTGCATAACAACGTGAACCTTGCGGCGACCGGTAGTGTAGCTACCGTTATGAATATTGCAAAAGTGAAATTGAAGGATGAGGAAATCCCCTATTTCTTTGGCGGTGATGGCGTGACTTTTTTGACCCATCAAGATATTGTCGAGACTGTTATTACGGCACTTAAAACCTATAAAACACACGTCAAGGAAAACCTACATCTCATTTTGAAAGTAGGAAGTATGCCTGTTTCAGAAATTTATGAAGCTCGCAATAAAATTAGCATTGCAAAATGCGAAATCAATGATTTTCTCAATATTCCGGTACTTATTGGAAATGGACTCAAGTTTGCAGAGCGCCAGATCAAGGATAATTTTGAAACTCTACAGGGTAACACAGATTACCTAAAGAATATTGATTTAAAAGGCATGGAATGCCGCTGGGAAGAAATAGCACCCAGAAATAAAGAAAATCAAGTGGTTTGCCTACTGGCATTATGTTCTGATGAAGCACAACAGGCAACGACCTATGCAGAGATCATGGACATCATTCATTTGGTTTTTGGAGATCTCAAAGAACGCCAGCCCATCACCACTACCCGATTGAAATTGAACGCAACCGTCGATAAAATCAGGAAAGAAATGATGGCACGATTGGGCAAGGAAGATATGGGTTACCTCATGAAAAACTGGTTGATTACCTATTTTGGCACGTTCTACTTCAAGTTTTTCAAAGAAGGAAAACAATACCTGTCTAAAGTGAGCCAGTTATCTGACACCATCATGTTTGACGGTACACTCAACACCGTGATGGAAGGAAGCCCTAGCCAGATCGAATCCCTGCGCAACTATCTGGATATGATGGAGAGAGAAGGTCGCATCACTTATGGGATTCACACAACCTATGCATCTGTAATGAGCTGCTACGTGCAGGATCGCAAGAACAATCACGTTCATTTTGTGGACGGTACTGAAGGTGGTTACACATCTGCCGCGGTGATTTTCAAGAATAAATTGGGTCTAAGCGGCCTGACACCTGCTATAGGCTAGATTTGTAGTGGTATCGCTTTCGCGAAAGCATAATACTCACAATCTCTTACACCACAAACTGTCCTAGCGATAGCAATACATTTCAATTAAAAACTTCCCTTTTTTCCTTACTTTTGCCAGCCTTAAAACAGTGGTGAAATGAGTACTAAATTCAAGGAATACAAAGGGTTGAACCTACCAGAAGTTGATGAACGCATCAAGGCATTTTGGAAGGAAAACGATATTTTCAATAAGTCGGTAACGACTCGTGAGGGAAATGAGCCTTTTATTTTCTTTGAAGGACCACCATCTGCTAACGGCCTTCCTGGTATTCACCACGTAATGGGTCGAACGATTAAGGATCTCTTTTGCCGTTTTAAAACCCAGCAAGGATATCAAGTCAACCGCAAGGCCGGTTGGGATACACACGGTCTTCCTGTAGAATTAGGCGTTGAAAAAGCGCTGGGAATTACTAAGGAAGATATAGGCACTAAAATTAGTGTTGAAGAGTACAACGAGGAATGTAAAAAAGCCGTCCTCAAATACACGGACATCTGGAGCAAACTCACTGATGATATGGGCTACTGGGTAGATATGGAAGATCCATACATTACCTACAAGTCCAAATATATGGAGTCTGTCTGGTGGTTGTTGAAAGAGATCTATTCCAAGGATTTGATCTATAAAGGCTACACGATCCAGCCGTATTCGCCAGCTGCAGGAACAGGTTTGAGTTCGCATGAGTTGAATCAACCTGGAACCTATCAAGATGTTACCGATACTACGGTGACCGCCCAATTTAAAGTCGTGGATCTGTCAACATTACCGTTTGCAGCAAGTGGTGAAGTCTTTTTCCTAGCCTGGACCACAACGCCATGGACGCTGCCTTCTAACGTTGCCTTGACTGTTGGCCCTAAGATTGACTACGTTCTTGTAGAAACTTTCAATCAATATACTGGAGAACCTATGCAGGTCATTCTTGCAGAAAAGCTGGTAAGTTATCAATTCGGTAAGAAATATCACAATGTTGAGGATGAGTCCGCTTTCGCGAAAGCGAAACAAGCCTACCAACTTTCTGATAAGAAAATACCATACAGAATCCTTGGAAGCTGCAAAGGAACTGACCTCATCAACGTGCGCTACGAGCAATTGTTGACCTATGCATTGCCTTATGAAAACGCCCATGATGCCTTTAGAGTCATCGCCGGAGACTTTGTAACTACAGAGGACGGAACTGGAATCGTGCATACCGCGCCAACTTTTGGAGCAGATGATGCGCTGGTTTCCAAGCAAGCAAACCCACCAATACCGCCATTGTTGGTTTTGGATGAATATAAAAACCCAGTGCCGCTGGTAACGCTTCAAGGGAAATTCCGTGATGAGTTGCCGTTTATAGGTGGGAAATATGTGAAGAATGAATATTTCGCAGAAGGTGAAGCTCCAGAGCGATCTGTAGATGTGGATATTGCCATCAAATTAAAAGAGGACAATCGTGCTTTTAAGGTCGAGAAATACGTGCACAGTTACCCACATTGTTGGAGGACTGACAAACCTGTATTATACTATCCGCTGGACAGCTGGTTTATTAAAGTGACCGAGTTCAAGGACCGAATGCACGAGCTGAACAAGTCCATCAACTGGAAGCCTAAATCTACTGGAGAAGGACGTTTTGGCAACTGGCTTGCAAATGCCAATGACTGGAATCTTTCCAGGTCCAGATTCTGGGGAATCCCTTTGCCTATCTGGAGAAATGAGACAGGTACTGAGGTAACGATCATTGGTTCCATTGAAGAATTGATGGCTGAAATCGAGAAATCTATTGCCGCTGGTTTTATGACTGAGAATCCGTTTGAGGGATTCAAGTCTGGTGATATGAGCGAGGCCAATTATGATCTTGTTGACCTGCACAAAAATGTGGTCGATGCGATTTATCTTGTTGGAAAGAATGGAGAAAAACTGACTCGTGAAGCAGATCTGATTGATGTTTGGTTTGACTCTGGTTCAATGCCCTATTCCCAATGGCACTATCCATTCGAGAATAAAGAAGATGTTGAAAACCAACTAAGAAAAGCAGACTTCATTGCTGAAGGTGTGGATCAAACACGCGGCTGGTTCTATACTCTGCATGCCATCGCCACCATGATCAGTGATGATGTGGCTTATAAAAATGTAGTATCCAACGGTCTTGTACTTGACAAAAATGGACAGAAAATGTCTAAACGTCTAGGCAACGCCGCAGATCCTTTTAAGACATTAGGGAAATACGGTGCAGATGCCACGAGATGGTATATGGTGAGCAATGCCAATCCTTGGGACAATCTCAAGTTTGACCTTGATGGAATCACTGAGGTACAGCGCAAGTTCTTCGGGACGCTTTATAATACCTACAGCTTCTTTGCTTTGTACGCTAATGTTGATGGGTTCAGCTTTCGCGAAAGCGAAATACCTCTAGCAGATCGTCCAGAGATTGATCGTTGGGTTCTCTCAGAATTGAACACGTTAATCAAGGACACAACGGCTTTCTACGAAGATTATGAACCCACGAAAGCTGCAAGAGCGATCACGACTTTTGTTACTGAAAACTTGAGCAACTGGTACGTACGTTTGTGTAGAAGGAGATTTTGGAAAGGCGATTATCAGCAGGATAAAATCGCCGCTTACCAAACTCTTTATACTTGTTTGAAAACGGTAGCTCAATTGGGTGCGCCTATTGCACCTTTCTTTATGGATCAATTATATCGAGATCTTACAATTGTTTGTGAAACAGATGCTAGCGAAAGTGTTCATTTATCGAAATTTCCTACATTTGATGAAAATGCTATCGATCCAGAACTAGAAGAAAAGATGCACAAGGCACAAATTATATCAAGCTTGACGCTTTCCCTACGTAAAAAGGAAAGTATTAAAGTGCGTCAACCTTTGCAACGTATCATGATACCAGTTCTGGCACAACACGATAAAGAGCAAATTGAAGCTATTGCAGATCTTGTAAAAAGTGAGGTGAACGTGAAAGAAATTGAACTGATCGATGACGCCAGTGGTATACTTGTCAAAGAGATCAAGCCCAACTTTAAGGCATTGGGGCCGCGATT
Protein-coding sequences here:
- a CDS encoding ligase-associated DNA damage response DEXH box helicase, which produces MNKKELFHIAEDFFQQQGWEAFPFQKKTWEAFLAGKHGLLNAPTGSGKTYALWVAIVLNYIKNNPDYKTKPTKGLKAIWITPLRSLSNEIAQTSQRFVDGIGLPFTVGIRSGDTPTKERAAQMKNMPDLLITTPESLHLLLASKDHQKFFGNLNAIVVDEWHELLGTKRGVQMELGISRLLGLSKELRVWGISATIGNLEQARQVLLGVDETRFRESVLIKANLKKEIEVKSIIPESMDKFPWRGHLGLHLMKEVVEIINSSKSTLIFTNTRAQCELWFQGLMTNFPELAGEVAMHHGSINKETRIWVENAIRNESLKACVCTSSLDLGVDFAPVETIIQVGGPKGVARFLQRAGRSGHRPGETSVIHFLPTHALELIEASALQKAVSTQAVEDRLPYILCFDVLIQYLCTLAVSGAFYPKEIYPEVKNTFCYASITEDEWDWCLRLIVHGSSSLQSYDEYKRVTVEEDGKYVITDRKVAMRHRLQMGTIVTATDVTVKYVTGGYIGSIEEYFISKLSRGDVFVFAGRTLEFIRLKGMVAQVRNSSRKRAQVSNWQGSKLPLSAQLGELLREEMINFQTGKKRTPEVKALRDIIIRQQRESIIPQRDQFLIETFKTREGYHAVFYPFEGRFVHEAMAGVIAYRISLLKPITFSLAFNDYGFEILSDQEFDMQEVLDNNLLTPEMLSQDLQSSMNATEMARRKFRDIAVISGLVFTGYPNKLIKTKHLQNSSQLLFEVFRDNEPENLLFRQAYTETFEQAIEEYRLFDALERIQNQEIVWKACQKPTPFSFPIITDRLREKLSSEKLADRIKRMQLQWE
- a CDS encoding DUF3095 family protein; this encodes MENSKHFYANLKAENAAVRKILRRESAFVNVPNDWHVVVADVQNSTAAVNKGLHNNVNLAATGSVATVMNIAKVKLKDEEIPYFFGGDGVTFLTHQDIVETVITALKTYKTHVKENLHLILKVGSMPVSEIYEARNKISIAKCEINDFLNIPVLIGNGLKFAERQIKDNFETLQGNTDYLKNIDLKGMECRWEEIAPRNKENQVVCLLALCSDEAQQATTYAEIMDIIHLVFGDLKERQPITTTRLKLNATVDKIRKEMMARLGKEDMGYLMKNWLITYFGTFYFKFFKEGKQYLSKVSQLSDTIMFDGTLNTVMEGSPSQIESLRNYLDMMEREGRITYGIHTTYASVMSCYVQDRKNNHVHFVDGTEGGYTSAAVIFKNKLGLSGLTPAIG
- the ileS gene encoding isoleucine--tRNA ligase produces the protein MSTKFKEYKGLNLPEVDERIKAFWKENDIFNKSVTTREGNEPFIFFEGPPSANGLPGIHHVMGRTIKDLFCRFKTQQGYQVNRKAGWDTHGLPVELGVEKALGITKEDIGTKISVEEYNEECKKAVLKYTDIWSKLTDDMGYWVDMEDPYITYKSKYMESVWWLLKEIYSKDLIYKGYTIQPYSPAAGTGLSSHELNQPGTYQDVTDTTVTAQFKVVDLSTLPFAASGEVFFLAWTTTPWTLPSNVALTVGPKIDYVLVETFNQYTGEPMQVILAEKLVSYQFGKKYHNVEDESAFAKAKQAYQLSDKKIPYRILGSCKGTDLINVRYEQLLTYALPYENAHDAFRVIAGDFVTTEDGTGIVHTAPTFGADDALVSKQANPPIPPLLVLDEYKNPVPLVTLQGKFRDELPFIGGKYVKNEYFAEGEAPERSVDVDIAIKLKEDNRAFKVEKYVHSYPHCWRTDKPVLYYPLDSWFIKVTEFKDRMHELNKSINWKPKSTGEGRFGNWLANANDWNLSRSRFWGIPLPIWRNETGTEVTIIGSIEELMAEIEKSIAAGFMTENPFEGFKSGDMSEANYDLVDLHKNVVDAIYLVGKNGEKLTREADLIDVWFDSGSMPYSQWHYPFENKEDVENQLRKADFIAEGVDQTRGWFYTLHAIATMISDDVAYKNVVSNGLVLDKNGQKMSKRLGNAADPFKTLGKYGADATRWYMVSNANPWDNLKFDLDGITEVQRKFFGTLYNTYSFFALYANVDGFSFRESEIPLADRPEIDRWVLSELNTLIKDTTAFYEDYEPTKAARAITTFVTENLSNWYVRLCRRRFWKGDYQQDKIAAYQTLYTCLKTVAQLGAPIAPFFMDQLYRDLTIVCETDASESVHLSKFPTFDENAIDPELEEKMHKAQIISSLTLSLRKKESIKVRQPLQRIMIPVLAQHDKEQIEAIADLVKSEVNVKEIELIDDASGILVKEIKPNFKALGPRFGKDMKLVAGLINSFQQEDIALLEKTGEKSIDVDGKQITLGLDDVEITSKDIEGWLVANQSGITVALDVSISPELKKEGISRELVNRIQNIRKDSGLEVTDRITIELQAQDEIDAAVQSNEQYIKDETLADSIEIINQLDNGTEIDFDELTTVIRIKKI